The nucleotide sequence CTGCGGCGGGCAACAGGCCACGGTGCGCATGGCTGAGCGGATCGGCCTTTCATCGGGAGACCTGCTGCTGGACGCGGGGTGCGGCGCGGGCGGACCGGCCAGGCACCTGACGGAAGCATGGGGCTGTTCGGTGGTCGGACTGGACCGCGAATACGACCGGCTGCTCATAGCGACCGTCCGTACGCGATTGATGGGCCTGCTGGACAAGGTGCGTTTCAAGTACGGGGATGCGGCCGAAATGCCCTTCGAGGACCACAGCTTCGACGTGGTATGGAGCCAGGGGGCCTTGCCCTTCACCGGAGATGTGAAGAAGATCTTCCAGGAGTGTTACCGCGTGTTGCGTCCGGACGGCCGACTCGCGGTACAGACGTCTTTTTGCACCGCTCGACACACCGCCGAAGACGACCGGCGCCATCCCGATTTCCTGCCGATCGGACCGCGGAATTACCTGGAACCGACCCTGGACTGCCTGAAAGCCGTGGGTTTTGATCGGGTCGAATCCGAATGGGTCAAGGAATCGGTCGCCTTCTACAGCGAAAGATACCCGAAAGCGGCCGCCTGGTTCCGCGATCGAAAGTACGGTTCGTATATGGTGACGGCGAAGAAGTCCTAATCACCTTGATGCTGTAATTCAGTTCGGAAATCCATGCCGATACTCCAGACGATCTCCAGACAACTGTTAAAGATCACTAATCTTGAAATCTGGAAGCCGTTATTGAACCGCGACTTTAGAATGTTGTGGTTCAGTGAGACTTTGTCATTCCTCGGGGATCGCATTCATTTCATCGCCATCATCTGGTTGACTTATGAGGTTTTCGAATCAGGATTTGCGATGGCCACTGTCCTTGCTGTTTCCTCCATACCAAGATCGGTCTTCATGTTGGTAGGCGGGGCGATCAGCGATTGGTGGTCACCGAAGAAAATCGCACTGTACGCCAATTTAATACGGGCCGTTCTGCTGGTTATATTCATCTTTCTGATTAACACGGAAGTGGTTTCACTCGGCATGCTTTATGTATTCGCCGTAATCTTCGGATTCATTGGTGCCTTGTCATATCCGGCGTTTATGTCTCTTATCCCTTTGACTACAAACGGAAAGAACCTTG is from Gemmatimonadota bacterium and encodes:
- a CDS encoding class I SAM-dependent methyltransferase, with the translated sequence MESKDRQETWTQTNSLLLLGIVDLLEEKGLLDRDGFLERLATFKDESIDIGLFRNTEDELRGDAGYHCGGQQATVRMAERIGLSSGDLLLDAGCGAGGPARHLTEAWGCSVVGLDREYDRLLIATVRTRLMGLLDKVRFKYGDAAEMPFEDHSFDVVWSQGALPFTGDVKKIFQECYRVLRPDGRLAVQTSFCTARHTAEDDRRHPDFLPIGPRNYLEPTLDCLKAVGFDRVESEWVKESVAFYSERYPKAAAWFRDRKYGSYMVTAKKS